The Synechocystis sp. PCC 7509 genome includes a window with the following:
- a CDS encoding Crp/Fnr family transcriptional regulator — translation MQSPSFSEPSRPFLTWQRILDWANEHYRCRSFSKDERIPARPGLLYLVQRGAVRLVGTAQPSTTASQLMSRRINRTPEEAFLGFVGAGQPFEIVAQSPFTLQSYAHVDQTAVVWMYWHDLDNWPHFRREVLDAFRYQHQRKLLWLSALGQRRTIDRLLGFLTLLVEEYGEASVSEEDPETLRGYYLPFPLTHAQIGSAIGSTRVTVTRLMGKLRQKGLLINQGDNLICLPAASINLVRR, via the coding sequence ATGCAATCCCCATCTTTTTCAGAGCCATCACGACCTTTCTTAACTTGGCAACGGATTCTCGACTGGGCTAACGAGCATTATCGATGCCGTAGTTTTAGTAAAGATGAGCGCATTCCTGCTAGACCTGGATTGCTTTATTTAGTCCAGCGCGGCGCTGTACGACTGGTAGGCACAGCACAACCCAGCACCACCGCAAGTCAATTGATGTCAAGGCGGATTAACCGCACTCCCGAAGAAGCTTTTTTAGGCTTTGTGGGCGCGGGACAGCCTTTTGAAATTGTTGCTCAATCTCCTTTTACGCTGCAAAGTTACGCTCACGTAGACCAAACAGCAGTAGTGTGGATGTATTGGCACGACTTAGACAACTGGCCCCATTTCCGCCGGGAAGTGCTAGATGCTTTTCGCTACCAGCACCAGCGCAAGCTATTATGGCTGAGTGCTTTAGGTCAAAGACGCACCATCGATCGGTTATTAGGCTTTTTAACATTGTTAGTTGAGGAATATGGCGAAGCTTCAGTAAGTGAAGAAGATCCAGAAACTTTGCGCGGATATTATTTGCCTTTTCCTCTTACTCACGCTCAAATCGGTAGCGCCATTGGTTCTACGCGCGTTACTGTTACCCGCTTGATGGGTAAGTTACGTCAAAAAGGGTTATTGATTAACCAAGGAGACAACTTAATTTGTTTGCCCGCCGCTTCGATAAATTTAGTACGGCGTTAA